One Thermococcus kodakarensis KOD1 genomic window carries:
- a CDS encoding ABC transporter permease, with the protein MSFVRKFGTIYRTDLKLLRRDPMLLYSVAMTLVLLLIVRYFKDRIGVYYSLLALLGLIFIPMIFGMLPGFMMADEKEDKTIQALKVIPISSEAFLAYRLTWASIVTALLTAAAPYILDIEIPQKGILALIALFLLEVWIYGLLITVFSESRMQALTVSKVLGWLLMLPPVIKLVVVWRNLSTDWSRFTAFLPTYWLYKVFEGIPTNDYSDFPIALAVHLAWLVPLVLLFRRRVL; encoded by the coding sequence ATGAGCTTTGTGAGGAAGTTTGGGACAATTTACAGAACCGACCTCAAGCTCCTGAGGAGGGACCCGATGCTTCTGTACAGCGTTGCCATGACGCTCGTCCTCCTCCTCATCGTCCGCTACTTCAAAGACCGCATCGGGGTCTATTATTCCCTCCTGGCCCTCCTGGGCCTGATATTCATACCAATGATATTCGGCATGTTGCCAGGTTTTATGATGGCCGACGAGAAGGAGGACAAGACGATACAGGCACTTAAGGTGATTCCAATATCCAGCGAGGCCTTCCTGGCATACAGGCTGACCTGGGCCTCGATAGTAACTGCCCTCCTGACTGCCGCTGCACCATACATCCTCGACATTGAGATTCCTCAAAAAGGTATTCTAGCTTTGATTGCACTCTTCCTGCTCGAAGTCTGGATTTACGGGCTGTTAATTACGGTGTTCTCGGAATCGAGGATGCAGGCTTTGACGGTGAGCAAAGTCCTCGGCTGGCTCCTAATGCTTCCGCCGGTGATAAAGCTCGTCGTCGTGTGGCGGAACCTCTCAACGGACTGGAGCAGGTTCACGGCGTTCCTTCCAACTTACTGGCTCTACAAAGTCTTCGAGGGAATACCTACCAACGACTACAGCGACTTTCCAATAGCCCTCGCCGTCCATCTGGCATGGCTGGTACCCCTGGTGTTGCTGTTCAGGAGAAGGGTGCTTTGA
- a CDS encoding ABC transporter permease has product MMKNLLKTSVIVGFRSFVYPIYMLIGLAYGLMLLAFPEQYLPTMVPIFLLFEPGLVGFMFVGTEIFAEKKDGAISALAVTPIEWRSYILAKTIIMSVLSVIGAILIMAVGTRSLDGLPYVIAGVFLCSAVYTLLGIAISAKYRDLDDYFIPIMAVLVVSLLPFAHYHGYLTHPLWKVLYLVPSYPALYFFKAPFVEVSSDTLALSGVALLLWSAVAYYAAKIQFYKYAVEGLR; this is encoded by the coding sequence ATGATGAAGAACCTGCTGAAGACAAGCGTAATCGTCGGGTTCAGGAGCTTCGTCTACCCGATATACATGCTGATAGGTTTGGCCTACGGCCTGATGCTCTTGGCGTTTCCAGAGCAGTACCTCCCGACGATGGTGCCTATATTCTTACTATTCGAGCCGGGCTTAGTGGGCTTCATGTTCGTTGGAACGGAGATATTCGCTGAGAAGAAAGACGGGGCAATAAGCGCCCTGGCAGTGACGCCGATAGAGTGGAGGAGCTACATTCTGGCAAAAACGATCATAATGAGCGTTCTCTCGGTGATTGGTGCCATTCTCATAATGGCCGTGGGAACGCGCTCCCTCGACGGGCTTCCCTACGTCATCGCGGGGGTCTTCCTGTGCTCCGCGGTTTACACCCTTCTCGGGATAGCTATATCTGCAAAATACCGCGACCTGGACGACTACTTCATCCCGATAATGGCAGTTCTGGTGGTCTCGCTCCTGCCCTTCGCCCACTACCACGGCTACCTGACGCACCCGCTCTGGAAAGTCCTCTACCTTGTACCAAGCTACCCGGCGCTCTACTTCTTCAAGGCGCCGTTCGTGGAGGTTTCAAGTGACACCTTAGCGCTTTCGGGAGTGGCTCTGCTTCTCTGGTCGGCTGTGGCCTATTACGCGGCTAAAATCCAGTTTTACAAGTACGCCGTGGAGGGGTTGAGATGA
- a CDS encoding ABC transporter ATP-binding protein: MPVIEVKNIRKYYGDVRGVENLSFEVEEGEIYGFLGPNGAGKTTTVKILVKIIRDYEGTAKVLGKDLREWGKDYYNRIGVSFEFPAVYSRLTALENLEFFASFYKKHLDPMEVLKMVGLDKEADQLVAGFSKGMRKKLDIARALLPDPDILFLDEPLEGLDPASARKFKDLFLEMRESGKTIFLTTHNMYVADELCDRVAFIVDGSVRLVDNPGELKVKMGKRLVKVEYVENGSVKTAEFPLEGIGQNEEFLNILRNHEIRRINTEEPTLEEIFLKVTGRRLV, from the coding sequence ATGCCTGTAATTGAGGTTAAGAATATTAGAAAGTACTACGGCGATGTTAGGGGTGTGGAAAACTTAAGCTTCGAGGTCGAGGAGGGCGAAATCTACGGCTTTCTCGGTCCGAACGGGGCTGGAAAGACGACCACCGTCAAAATCCTCGTCAAGATAATCAGGGACTATGAAGGAACGGCCAAAGTTCTCGGAAAAGACCTGCGCGAGTGGGGCAAGGACTACTACAACAGAATCGGTGTCTCATTCGAGTTTCCAGCGGTTTACTCCCGCTTGACTGCCCTCGAAAACCTCGAGTTCTTCGCGAGCTTCTACAAGAAGCACCTCGACCCGATGGAAGTCCTCAAAATGGTCGGGCTCGACAAGGAGGCTGATCAGCTCGTTGCTGGCTTCTCGAAGGGCATGAGGAAGAAACTCGACATCGCGAGGGCCCTTCTCCCCGACCCCGACATACTCTTCCTCGACGAGCCGCTTGAGGGCCTCGACCCAGCGAGTGCGAGAAAGTTCAAAGACCTATTCCTCGAGATGAGGGAAAGCGGGAAGACGATTTTTCTCACCACCCACAACATGTACGTGGCCGATGAGCTTTGCGACAGGGTTGCCTTCATCGTCGACGGCTCCGTAAGGCTGGTTGATAACCCAGGCGAGCTCAAGGTCAAGATGGGGAAGAGGCTCGTGAAGGTCGAGTACGTTGAGAACGGGAGCGTTAAGACCGCGGAGTTCCCGCTTGAGGGCATCGGCCAGAACGAGGAGTTCCTGAATATCCTGAGGAACCACGAGATAAGGCGGATCAACACGGAGGAGCCGACCTTGGAGGAGATATTCCTCAAGGTGACGGGGAGGCGGCTCGTATGA
- a CDS encoding ribbon-helix-helix domain-containing protein: MGETGTDHPISVRLPGYVVEKIDELVREKEFRSRSDFIKFAVTMALGQIMMEKARKRAKKLTLEDLKREAEEAWEKLKRGEFEEEGSEVLKALREINEETKRLTGAEG; the protein is encoded by the coding sequence ATGGGAGAGACTGGGACAGACCACCCAATCTCCGTGAGGCTTCCCGGATATGTTGTCGAAAAGATTGATGAGCTCGTGAGGGAGAAAGAGTTCAGAAGCCGCTCTGACTTCATAAAGTTCGCCGTCACGATGGCACTGGGACAGATAATGATGGAAAAAGCGCGGAAAAGGGCAAAGAAGCTCACTCTAGAAGATCTTAAAAGAGAAGCGGAAGAGGCATGGGAGAAGCTTAAACGTGGGGAGTTCGAGGAAGAGGGGTCCGAAGTCCTAAAGGCTCTCAGGGAGATAAATGAGGAGACCAAGAGGCTTACGGGTGCAGAGGGATGA
- a CDS encoding putative toxin-antitoxin system toxin component, PIN family, protein MKVVLDTNVVLAALIKPEGLSALLIKALDGERLINFTSEDALDELTLKIGLLAEKGKISPGWEETLAHFLRGSEIVSPSTSFNLCRDPDDNKWLEISYEAGAGYILTWDDDLLSLRNEEKAVKLGNHEVKILKPLEFYREILKSKC, encoded by the coding sequence ATGAAAGTCGTCCTCGACACGAACGTCGTGCTGGCGGCCCTGATAAAGCCCGAGGGTTTATCGGCACTTCTAATCAAGGCCCTGGATGGAGAGCGGCTCATCAACTTCACGAGTGAGGATGCTCTCGACGAGCTTACCCTAAAAATTGGACTTTTAGCCGAAAAAGGAAAGATTTCTCCAGGCTGGGAAGAGACTTTAGCCCACTTCTTGAGGGGCTCCGAAATTGTCTCTCCATCCACTAGCTTTAACCTCTGCAGGGATCCGGACGACAATAAGTGGCTGGAGATATCTTATGAAGCGGGAGCAGGTTACATCCTTACCTGGGATGACGACCTCCTGAGCCTTCGAAATGAAGAAAAGGCTGTAAAACTCGGGAATCACGAGGTTAAAATCCTCAAACCCCTGGAATTCTATAGAGAGATTCTGAAATCAAAATGTTGA
- a CDS encoding helix-turn-helix domain-containing protein, whose product MKRIKFRFLNSSDVFSDFKWFIEAIEWAYGDTHFMVGDEIIKLVELKFKEEVNPQDVINRMRNLPYVEDVKLIPLKNGHYYLYTRAKLPRHPNAEEAFDILDLQKRGFLIFEKGTMTREESFLYVVCEENLVPEVISAIKRTYNAEVASIEDYTPNESIFSKLTEKQLKTLLVAYKSGYFDSPKRVTLRDLSQMLGLSPSTVKEHLRKGLKKVLEGVIE is encoded by the coding sequence ATGAAGCGGATAAAGTTCAGGTTTCTCAATTCTTCGGATGTGTTTTCGGACTTTAAATGGTTTATAGAGGCAATTGAGTGGGCATACGGGGACACGCACTTCATGGTCGGTGACGAAATCATAAAGCTCGTGGAATTGAAGTTCAAAGAAGAAGTTAACCCCCAAGATGTCATAAATCGAATGAGGAACCTTCCTTATGTAGAGGACGTCAAGCTGATACCCCTAAAAAACGGCCATTACTACCTGTACACACGTGCAAAGCTCCCAAGACACCCTAACGCAGAAGAAGCCTTCGACATACTTGACCTCCAGAAAAGAGGCTTTTTAATATTTGAGAAGGGCACGATGACTCGCGAGGAGAGCTTTCTCTACGTCGTGTGTGAGGAGAACCTGGTCCCTGAAGTTATATCGGCCATTAAGAGAACCTACAATGCGGAGGTCGCTAGCATAGAAGATTACACGCCAAATGAGAGCATATTCTCAAAGCTCACAGAAAAACAACTAAAGACCCTTCTGGTGGCATACAAAAGCGGCTACTTTGATAGTCCTAAGCGCGTGACGCTTAGGGACCTCTCCCAGATGCTCGGCCTAAGTCCATCAACCGTGAAGGAGCACCTTAGGAAGGGTTTGAAGAAGGTTCTGGAAGGGGTTATTGAGTAG
- a CDS encoding TldD/PmbA family protein, whose amino-acid sequence MFDVNEFILKRAKELGFGDVVVLSYETNRRQVRFANNEITVAKNWHERKIELFVEKEKRVASTTITDLSNENIERILKTLLSNIRGMSPKEDYYGIAEGPFEYKDIPETFDRAIVELDEPNEYVERAINAALEEGAKRVAGVLYTDHNKLYLTTSNGVEAFDEGTGIEISVRAFIGDLESGHGTNSVRVLKKFDPESAGRKAGEIARLARNPEQGPEGKFDVIFDPLAFANLLSYMSFMTSAYAAEAGFSFLVNKLGQKVAADGVTIKDIGNLPNGYGTRKFDDEGVPTRETTIIENGTFRTFLLNTSLARKYGTETTANAGLVMPHAWNIVLEPGDYSKEELFSEVKKGIYITNVWYTRFQNYVAGDFSTIPRDGIFLVENGELKPIRNIRVSDNLQRILENIVALGKELYHIHWWEVNTPVSTPYVLVKDVGITRATK is encoded by the coding sequence ATGTTCGACGTTAACGAGTTCATCCTTAAGAGGGCGAAGGAGCTCGGCTTCGGCGACGTCGTTGTCCTGAGCTACGAGACCAACAGGAGACAGGTTCGCTTTGCCAACAATGAGATAACCGTCGCGAAGAACTGGCACGAGAGGAAGATCGAGCTCTTCGTCGAAAAGGAGAAGAGGGTAGCGAGCACTACCATAACCGACCTGAGCAATGAGAACATAGAGAGGATTCTGAAAACGCTCCTTTCAAACATAAGGGGCATGTCTCCAAAGGAGGACTACTACGGCATAGCCGAGGGGCCCTTCGAGTACAAGGATATTCCAGAGACCTTTGACAGGGCGATAGTCGAGCTCGATGAACCGAACGAGTACGTTGAGAGGGCAATAAACGCGGCCCTTGAGGAAGGGGCGAAGAGAGTTGCTGGAGTCCTCTACACAGACCACAACAAGCTCTACCTGACCACGAGCAACGGAGTGGAAGCTTTCGACGAGGGAACGGGGATAGAAATAAGCGTCAGGGCCTTCATAGGCGACCTCGAGAGCGGCCACGGGACGAACTCCGTGAGGGTGCTCAAGAAGTTCGACCCCGAGAGCGCCGGAAGGAAGGCGGGAGAGATAGCAAGGTTGGCCAGAAACCCGGAGCAGGGGCCGGAAGGGAAGTTCGACGTCATATTCGACCCGCTGGCCTTCGCCAACCTGCTCAGCTACATGAGCTTCATGACCTCCGCCTATGCCGCCGAAGCTGGCTTTTCCTTCCTCGTCAACAAGCTCGGGCAGAAGGTCGCCGCTGACGGAGTAACCATCAAGGACATCGGGAACCTGCCCAACGGCTACGGCACGAGGAAGTTCGACGACGAGGGTGTTCCAACGAGGGAAACGACCATAATCGAGAACGGAACCTTCAGGACGTTCCTCCTCAACACGAGCCTCGCCAGGAAGTACGGGACTGAAACAACCGCCAACGCCGGCCTGGTGATGCCGCACGCCTGGAACATCGTCCTCGAACCTGGAGACTACTCAAAAGAGGAGCTCTTCAGCGAGGTGAAGAAGGGCATCTACATCACCAACGTCTGGTACACGCGCTTCCAGAACTACGTTGCTGGCGACTTCTCAACGATCCCGAGAGACGGCATCTTTCTCGTTGAGAACGGCGAGCTGAAGCCGATAAGGAACATTCGCGTAAGCGATAACCTCCAGAGGATCCTCGAAAACATCGTAGCCCTCGGAAAAGAGCTCTACCACATCCACTGGTGGGAGGTAAACACGCCAGTATCGACGCCCTACGTGCTCGTCAAGGATGTGGGCATAACGAGGGCGACGAAGTGA
- a CDS encoding TldD/PmbA family protein codes for MHELVEFAVEKALELGADYAEARFEEKNGTELVMKNGNAEGLGILADRGIGIRVLVDGGMGFASTNVLTKESVAEAVKKAVKLAKAASKVRNEPIRFSEEDFHEVYYEVKMRKDFRDIPPEEKLELLKKVEEEVKGTGVNVPMRFLRYSDWMWHKIIAHSDGGFVESYIPRVSLTYNLVVFENGQMEQAPFVQRAFSGGLELLEKDEPWKWAVKDVMALKRLIYEGQKPPEGKVDLVISPEVAGIAVHESVGHPYEADRIFGREAAQAGESFVKPDMLGERIGSDVVTVIEDPTIPNSWGFYLYDDEGVKARPRYLIRNGIINEFLTNREYAYKLGQRSNASARAINYNREPIVRMANTYLAPGDHSFEELIEDIKLGVYMVSFNEWNIDDRRYQQRYIGREAYLIENGEIKHPVRRPILEITTRALWSSVDAVGKEVEFYPGTCGKGEPGQGVPVWMGGAHARLRDIPLRRP; via the coding sequence ATGCATGAACTTGTAGAGTTCGCCGTTGAAAAGGCCCTCGAACTGGGGGCGGACTACGCCGAAGCGCGTTTTGAAGAAAAGAATGGTACTGAGCTAGTAATGAAGAACGGTAACGCGGAGGGCCTCGGGATTCTCGCGGACAGGGGCATAGGGATAAGGGTTCTCGTTGACGGCGGCATGGGCTTTGCATCAACCAACGTCCTGACGAAGGAGAGCGTTGCAGAGGCCGTGAAAAAGGCCGTGAAGCTGGCAAAAGCCGCCTCGAAGGTGAGGAACGAACCTATACGCTTCTCCGAGGAGGACTTCCACGAGGTCTATTACGAAGTCAAGATGAGGAAGGACTTCCGGGACATACCGCCGGAGGAGAAGCTTGAACTCCTCAAGAAGGTCGAGGAGGAGGTAAAGGGAACGGGTGTGAACGTGCCGATGCGCTTCCTTCGCTACTCCGACTGGATGTGGCACAAGATAATAGCCCACAGCGACGGTGGTTTCGTTGAGAGCTACATCCCGAGAGTGTCTCTCACCTACAACCTCGTGGTCTTTGAGAACGGCCAGATGGAGCAGGCGCCCTTCGTTCAGAGGGCTTTCTCCGGCGGTCTTGAGCTCTTAGAGAAGGACGAACCCTGGAAGTGGGCCGTTAAGGACGTAATGGCCCTTAAGAGGCTCATTTACGAGGGACAGAAGCCGCCCGAGGGGAAGGTTGACCTCGTGATAAGCCCCGAGGTGGCTGGCATAGCAGTCCACGAGAGCGTTGGACATCCCTACGAAGCAGATAGGATTTTCGGAAGGGAAGCGGCGCAGGCGGGGGAGAGCTTCGTTAAACCAGACATGCTCGGGGAGAGAATCGGCAGCGACGTCGTTACAGTCATAGAAGACCCAACTATCCCGAACAGCTGGGGATTCTACCTCTACGACGACGAGGGCGTTAAGGCCCGCCCGAGGTACCTCATAAGGAACGGAATCATAAACGAGTTCCTCACCAACAGGGAGTACGCCTACAAGCTCGGCCAGCGCTCAAACGCCTCAGCCAGGGCGATCAACTACAACCGCGAGCCGATAGTTAGGATGGCGAACACCTACCTGGCTCCGGGCGATCACTCCTTCGAGGAGCTGATTGAAGACATCAAGCTCGGTGTTTACATGGTGAGCTTCAACGAGTGGAACATAGACGACAGGCGCTACCAGCAGAGGTACATCGGAAGGGAGGCCTACCTCATCGAGAACGGTGAGATAAAGCACCCGGTCAGGAGACCCATCCTTGAGATAACGACGAGGGCACTGTGGAGCAGCGTTGACGCCGTAGGAAAGGAAGTTGAGTTCTACCCGGGAACCTGCGGCAAGGGCGAGCCCGGACAGGGAGTTCCCGTCTGGATGGGCGGAGCGCACGCGAGACTGCGGGATATTCCGTTGAGGAGGCCGTGA
- a CDS encoding MazG nucleotide pyrophosphohydrolase domain-containing protein: MEIREFQGMIRDIYFHKDSKRGIERTFLWFVEEVGELSEAIRKRDKEAMEEEFADVLAWLASLANLLGIDLEEAAKKKYPGVCPYCGKNPCECEEKF, encoded by the coding sequence ATGGAGATACGCGAGTTCCAGGGGATGATACGCGATATCTACTTTCACAAGGACTCGAAGAGAGGCATTGAGAGGACTTTCCTCTGGTTCGTTGAAGAAGTCGGTGAGCTGAGCGAGGCGATAAGGAAGAGAGACAAGGAAGCAATGGAAGAGGAGTTTGCAGACGTTCTCGCCTGGCTCGCCAGCCTCGCCAACCTGCTTGGGATAGATCTCGAAGAGGCCGCGAAGAAGAAATATCCTGGAGTCTGTCCATACTGCGGCAAGAACCCATGCGAATGCGAGGAGAAGTTCTGA
- a CDS encoding P-loop NTPase, producing MQVAIASGKGGVGKSTITASLLYLLKDDYSFVAVDADAEAPNLGLLLGVTEWEEEREHIGAKIARINTESCVRCGICYERCPYGCIYIDDEGNYVVNELTCEGCNVCGLVCPVAGTITLEEVRSGVIRKATTKYGFPLISAQLDVGRPESGKLVTEEKEWAAKLMKELNLEHMIVDSAAGIGCQVIASLGGADVAILIAEPTPASLSDVQRAYKVVQHFREPAYLIINKADINPGFTGLEEWAEKEGIPILGRIPYDRAVPESMSMLKPVVEAFPEAKASKAIVEIAEVIKREILG from the coding sequence ATGCAGGTGGCGATAGCGAGCGGTAAGGGCGGCGTTGGAAAGAGCACGATAACGGCCTCGCTCCTCTACCTTCTGAAGGACGATTACTCGTTTGTGGCAGTTGACGCCGACGCTGAGGCCCCGAACCTTGGTTTGCTCCTCGGCGTGACCGAGTGGGAAGAGGAGAGGGAGCATATAGGTGCCAAGATAGCCAGGATAAACACAGAGAGCTGCGTAAGGTGCGGAATCTGCTACGAGCGCTGTCCCTACGGGTGCATCTACATCGATGACGAAGGCAACTACGTCGTGAACGAGCTCACCTGCGAGGGCTGCAACGTCTGTGGCCTGGTCTGCCCGGTGGCCGGAACCATAACCCTTGAGGAAGTCCGCTCAGGGGTAATCAGGAAGGCGACAACCAAGTACGGCTTCCCGCTCATCTCGGCCCAGCTCGACGTCGGAAGGCCCGAGAGCGGAAAGCTCGTCACGGAGGAGAAGGAGTGGGCCGCGAAGCTGATGAAGGAGCTCAACCTCGAGCACATGATAGTTGATTCGGCCGCTGGAATAGGCTGTCAGGTGATAGCGAGCCTCGGTGGGGCAGACGTTGCCATACTCATAGCAGAGCCTACCCCGGCTTCGCTCAGCGACGTTCAGAGGGCCTACAAGGTCGTCCAGCACTTCAGGGAGCCGGCCTACCTCATCATCAACAAAGCCGACATCAACCCCGGCTTCACTGGCCTTGAGGAGTGGGCTGAGAAAGAAGGAATACCGATACTGGGAAGAATACCCTACGACAGAGCCGTTCCAGAGAGCATGAGCATGCTGAAGCCCGTTGTCGAGGCCTTCCCAGAGGCCAAGGCTTCAAAGGCCATAGTTGAGATTGCCGAGGTTATAAAGAGGGAAATCCTCGGCTGA
- a CDS encoding P-loop NTPase has translation MQIAVSGGKGGTGKSTVATNLAVALRKIGVRLTLADLDVEAPNDHILLGVELANEEPVNQFMPRFDYSKCTKCRKCAEVCEEHAIVTLKDGTPFLMPTLCSGCRACEIVCPVPGAIQEAFRVIGHTYVTPTPYGFTLVTGKLREGEERSMPLVVAAKKRAEEVREGLLMVDTAAGTGNTVSKAVEGSKLLIAVTEPTPLGIHDTELILQLGKLMKIPTWVVVNRSDLGDVGKVRELAEKYGAEIVAEIPYSENIVKSYVEGKPIALTDYPEAEIFKGLAERVAEFLGGGA, from the coding sequence TTGCAGATAGCGGTGAGCGGTGGAAAAGGCGGAACCGGAAAATCAACGGTCGCGACAAACCTCGCGGTGGCGCTCAGGAAGATTGGGGTCAGGCTGACTCTGGCGGATCTTGACGTCGAGGCACCGAACGACCACATACTTCTGGGAGTTGAGCTTGCCAACGAAGAACCCGTGAACCAGTTCATGCCGCGCTTCGACTACTCGAAGTGCACCAAGTGCAGGAAGTGCGCCGAGGTGTGTGAGGAGCACGCGATAGTGACGCTGAAGGACGGGACGCCCTTTCTCATGCCGACCCTCTGTTCCGGCTGCAGGGCCTGTGAGATAGTCTGTCCTGTACCAGGGGCCATTCAAGAGGCCTTCAGAGTTATAGGCCACACGTACGTTACCCCAACACCCTACGGCTTCACGCTCGTCACGGGGAAGCTCAGGGAGGGAGAGGAGAGGTCAATGCCGCTCGTGGTTGCGGCGAAGAAGAGGGCCGAAGAGGTCAGGGAAGGTCTCCTCATGGTGGACACGGCCGCTGGAACTGGAAACACGGTCTCAAAAGCAGTCGAAGGCTCAAAGCTCCTCATAGCGGTAACAGAACCCACTCCCCTCGGCATACACGACACGGAGCTTATCCTACAGCTCGGGAAGCTGATGAAGATCCCGACTTGGGTTGTGGTGAACAGGTCTGACCTCGGAGACGTTGGTAAGGTCAGGGAGCTGGCGGAGAAGTACGGCGCCGAAATCGTGGCTGAGATCCCCTACAGCGAGAACATAGTCAAAAGTTACGTCGAGGGAAAACCCATAGCCCTGACGGACTATCCCGAGGCAGAGATATTCAAAGGCCTCGCCGAAAGGGTTGCCGAGTTCCTTGGAGGTGGTGCGTGA
- a CDS encoding radical SAM protein, translating into MIAFGPVPSRRLGRSLGVNNIPDKVCTYACVYCQIGKTLRMEIKRRPFYEPELIFREVKEKVEEALARSERIDYITFVPDGEPTLDINLGKEAELLKSLEIPPAILTNSSLIWREDVREDLLKFDFVSLKVDAVSEPLWRRIDRPHKSLSLEKILEGMLEFRKEFKGKIVTETMLIDGIDYGNEFEKIAEFLRELKPDKAYIAVPTRPPAEPWVKPAKEDVINHAYQVFSEILGDERVEYLIGYEGNAFAFTGNVEEDLLSITSVHPMREDAVAEFLEKANADWSIVEKLLKEGKLIELEYNGKRFYMRRLKSRE; encoded by the coding sequence ATGATAGCCTTTGGACCTGTCCCCTCGAGGAGGCTCGGCAGGAGCCTCGGCGTGAACAACATCCCCGACAAGGTATGCACCTACGCCTGCGTTTACTGTCAGATAGGGAAAACTCTCAGAATGGAAATCAAGAGGAGGCCCTTCTACGAGCCCGAACTGATCTTCAGAGAAGTCAAGGAGAAAGTCGAGGAGGCACTCGCGAGGAGCGAGAGGATAGACTACATCACCTTCGTTCCAGATGGAGAGCCCACGCTCGACATAAACCTCGGGAAGGAGGCGGAGCTTTTGAAATCCCTTGAAATCCCCCCGGCTATCCTCACTAACTCCTCGCTCATCTGGAGAGAAGATGTCAGGGAAGACCTTCTGAAGTTTGACTTCGTCTCGCTGAAAGTTGATGCTGTCAGTGAGCCGCTCTGGAGGAGAATTGACAGGCCCCACAAGAGCCTGAGCCTTGAGAAGATCCTTGAGGGCATGCTGGAGTTCAGGAAGGAGTTCAAGGGAAAGATAGTCACCGAGACGATGCTGATAGACGGGATAGACTATGGCAACGAGTTCGAGAAGATAGCGGAATTTCTGAGGGAGCTGAAACCGGATAAAGCCTACATAGCCGTTCCAACGAGACCGCCGGCGGAACCGTGGGTGAAACCTGCGAAGGAAGATGTCATCAACCACGCATATCAGGTCTTCAGCGAAATCCTTGGGGACGAGCGCGTGGAATACCTGATCGGCTACGAGGGGAACGCCTTCGCCTTTACGGGTAACGTTGAGGAGGATCTGCTGAGCATAACCTCAGTCCATCCAATGCGCGAGGACGCCGTTGCGGAGTTTCTGGAGAAGGCAAACGCAGACTGGAGCATTGTTGAGAAGCTCCTGAAAGAGGGGAAGTTGATAGAGCTTGAGTACAACGGGAAGAGGTTCTACATGAGGAGGCTGAAGAGCAGGGAGTAA
- a CDS encoding class I SAM-dependent methyltransferase translates to MPKIEPFEKHRDRYENWFERNRYAYLSELEAVKKLLPKKGKGAEIGVGTGRFAAPLGIKLGVEPSKAMAEIARTRGIEVIEGTAENLPFEEDSMDYLLMVTTICFVDDPEKALKEAYRVLKPGGALIIGFVDRNSPIGRFYEEHKNESVFYKEARFFSTEELLELLKKVGFREFEIVQTLFHRLNEIKSVEPVKPGYGEGSFVVIKAVK, encoded by the coding sequence ATGCCAAAGATAGAGCCCTTTGAGAAACACCGCGACAGGTACGAGAACTGGTTCGAGAGAAACCGCTACGCTTACCTTTCGGAGCTTGAGGCCGTTAAGAAACTTCTACCCAAGAAAGGAAAGGGAGCTGAGATAGGCGTCGGAACCGGAAGGTTCGCGGCTCCTCTCGGCATAAAGCTCGGCGTCGAACCTTCAAAAGCGATGGCCGAGATAGCAAGGACGAGAGGAATTGAGGTCATCGAGGGAACGGCTGAAAATCTTCCCTTCGAGGAGGACAGCATGGACTACCTTCTGATGGTCACGACTATCTGCTTCGTCGACGACCCTGAGAAAGCTTTGAAGGAAGCCTACCGCGTCCTGAAGCCGGGTGGGGCATTGATAATCGGCTTCGTTGATAGAAACAGCCCGATAGGGAGGTTCTACGAGGAGCACAAGAACGAAAGCGTCTTTTACAAGGAGGCGAGGTTCTTCTCGACTGAGGAACTGTTGGAACTCCTCAAAAAGGTCGGCTTCAGGGAGTTCGAGATAGTGCAGACCCTCTTCCACAGGCTCAATGAGATTAAGTCCGTCGAGCCGGTAAAGCCGGGCTATGGTGAGGGTAGCTTCGTCGTGATAAAGGCGGTGAAGTGA